The Thermococcus thermotolerans genome contains a region encoding:
- the radA gene encoding DNA repair and recombination protein RadA → MPRKKKADDEIKELEEFEELDVVTESPSSSTKKKKEKEIKTLEDLPGVGPATAEKLREAGYDSIEAIAVASPMELKEIAGISEGAALKIIQAAREAANIGTFMRADEYMEKRRTIGRISTGSKSLDKLVGGGVETQAITEVFGEFGSGKCFAKDTKVYYENDTLVHFETIEEMYEKYRALGREVPFDTGFAVPLETVSVYTFDPATGEIKRTKASYLYREWVRKILQLNLSRGRKLRITAVHPVLVFRNGLQWVRAGELREGDVIVGVRKVPANSTHLSDEMAYFLGLFVAEGTSNPLSITTSSEQLRDFIVEFIKRHDGYEPKVEVRRGLYRILLRKKTAEWLGGLSASNAQSKVVPEEILNGDEDTIVSFLAGYLDGDGHVAESHIEFVTKSRNLADGIVFLLKRLGISPTVSEKVINRETYYRIFITGEDRASFSSVLGVSILKNSKLPGRGVGRYPPAVARYLSALYSEFRLPKRDGETAYHILTRSKNVWFTERTLERISDYFRDALNRLELTKKAIENGEKPELPFPWTVLRKYGFTDRQISNYRARGLPKREPLRGRVISALLREIEEHEKIARKAIEFIEFLKKLEFYEVKSVELVEYNDWVYDLVVPETHNFIAPNGLVLHNTQLAHTLAVMVQLPEEEGGLHGSVIWIDTENTFRPERIRQIAENRGLDPDETLKNIYVARAFNSNHQMLLIEKAEEIIKEKAETDRPVKLLVVDSLMAHFRSEYVGRGTLAERQQKLAKHLADLHRIADLYDIAVFVTNQVQAKPDAFFGDPTRPVGGHILAHSATLRIYLRKGKAGKRVARLIDSPHLPEGEAIFRITDRGVED, encoded by the coding sequence ATGCCACGGAAGAAGAAGGCTGACGATGAAATAAAAGAGCTCGAAGAGTTTGAGGAGCTCGATGTCGTTACGGAGTCCCCATCAAGCTCAACTAAGAAAAAGAAGGAGAAAGAAATAAAGACCCTTGAAGACCTCCCGGGTGTTGGGCCAGCCACTGCCGAGAAGCTCCGCGAGGCCGGCTACGACAGCATTGAGGCCATAGCCGTTGCATCCCCTATGGAGCTCAAGGAGATAGCTGGCATAAGTGAGGGTGCTGCTCTCAAGATAATCCAGGCCGCCAGGGAAGCGGCAAACATAGGAACCTTCATGCGGGCGGACGAGTACATGGAGAAGCGCAGAACCATAGGCAGGATTTCCACTGGAAGCAAGAGCCTCGATAAGCTCGTCGGCGGTGGAGTCGAGACCCAGGCCATAACCGAGGTCTTCGGAGAGTTCGGAAGCGGGAAGTGCTTTGCCAAGGATACGAAAGTTTACTACGAAAACGATACTCTCGTTCACTTTGAGACTATAGAGGAGATGTACGAGAAGTACAGGGCTTTAGGGAGGGAAGTTCCCTTTGATACTGGCTTTGCGGTTCCACTGGAAACAGTCAGCGTCTACACCTTTGATCCTGCGACCGGAGAAATAAAGCGCACTAAGGCATCTTATCTGTACCGCGAGTGGGTCAGAAAGATACTTCAGCTTAACCTCTCTCGGGGACGGAAGCTCAGGATAACCGCAGTTCACCCTGTTCTTGTCTTCAGAAACGGCCTTCAGTGGGTTCGCGCGGGGGAGCTCAGGGAAGGCGATGTGATTGTTGGCGTTCGCAAGGTTCCCGCAAATTCTACACACTTGTCCGATGAAATGGCCTATTTCCTCGGTCTCTTCGTTGCGGAAGGGACATCGAATCCGCTCTCAATAACCACATCCTCTGAACAACTCAGGGATTTCATCGTTGAGTTCATTAAGCGCCATGACGGCTATGAGCCAAAGGTTGAAGTTAGGCGCGGTCTCTACAGGATACTCCTCCGCAAGAAAACTGCGGAGTGGCTTGGAGGGCTCTCAGCTTCGAACGCTCAAAGCAAGGTCGTTCCGGAGGAAATACTCAACGGTGATGAGGACACGATAGTAAGCTTCCTCGCCGGTTACCTCGACGGTGATGGCCACGTTGCCGAGTCCCACATTGAGTTCGTCACCAAGAGCAGGAACCTGGCTGATGGTATCGTCTTCCTGCTGAAGCGCCTCGGGATTTCCCCAACGGTCTCCGAGAAGGTCATAAACCGAGAAACTTACTACAGGATTTTCATAACTGGTGAGGACAGGGCTTCCTTCAGCTCGGTTCTTGGGGTTTCCATCCTCAAGAACTCGAAGCTACCTGGCCGCGGCGTTGGTCGTTATCCTCCAGCAGTGGCCAGGTACCTCTCTGCCCTTTACTCTGAATTCAGACTGCCAAAGAGGGATGGTGAAACTGCATACCACATCCTGACACGCAGTAAGAACGTCTGGTTCACCGAGAGGACTCTCGAAAGAATCTCTGACTACTTCAGGGATGCCCTCAACAGGCTTGAACTCACAAAGAAAGCAATTGAAAACGGGGAGAAACCAGAGCTTCCGTTCCCGTGGACGGTTCTCAGGAAGTATGGCTTTACCGATAGGCAGATTTCAAACTACCGTGCCAGGGGACTTCCAAAGCGCGAACCCCTTAGGGGCAGAGTAATCTCGGCTCTCCTGCGTGAGATTGAAGAGCACGAGAAGATTGCCAGAAAAGCCATTGAATTCATTGAGTTCCTTAAAAAACTGGAATTCTATGAGGTAAAGTCCGTTGAGCTTGTTGAGTACAACGACTGGGTCTACGACCTAGTTGTCCCAGAGACCCACAACTTCATAGCGCCGAACGGCCTCGTCCTCCATAACACTCAGCTGGCTCACACTCTCGCGGTGATGGTTCAGCTCCCCGAGGAGGAGGGCGGCCTCCACGGTTCGGTCATATGGATAGACACCGAGAACACCTTCAGGCCCGAGAGAATAAGGCAGATCGCCGAGAACCGAGGTCTCGATCCGGACGAGACCCTCAAGAACATCTACGTGGCCAGGGCCTTCAACAGCAACCACCAGATGCTCCTCATCGAGAAGGCGGAGGAGATAATCAAGGAGAAAGCGGAGACAGACAGACCTGTAAAGCTCCTCGTCGTTGATTCTCTCATGGCCCACTTCAGGAGCGAGTACGTCGGCAGGGGGACTCTGGCGGAGAGACAGCAGAAGCTGGCGAAACATCTCGCAGACCTTCACCGCATTGCTGACCTCTACGATATAGCAGTCTTCGTCACCAACCAGGTTCAGGCCAAGCCCGATGCGTTCTTCGGCGACCCGACGAGGCCCGTTGGTGGTCACATCCTTGCCCACAGCGCCACGCTTAGGATATACCTCAGGAAGGGTAAGGCCGGGAAGCGCGTCGCCAGGCTCATAGACAGCCCGCACCTTCCCGAGGGGGAGGCGATCTTCAGGATAACCGACAGGGGCGTTGAGGACTGA
- a CDS encoding potassium channel family protein, giving the protein MIPVPLVRRLLRMKVKVSRNRLLQIATLVLMLAVVFAFLFMYFENVSFYTAFYWAVITMATIGYGDITPQTEAGRAVAMVAAVAGISTFTALVSILAEYFISSSLRRMMGMHRVNYSGHYVIIGRGSSFPSCVNELMAAISSGDVEMRPIVVVFPDESERKKVELPEEVEVLIGDPTNPETLERAHVGEASYVILALEDDSKSVFTTLMVKRMSNAKVFVEALRGESLELLKGAGADRVILSRSLAGRLLASSVFEPEVVDVIDDLTTSTGGYDISVLERKNLWGVPYVEAMKRLREEGYFLLGYYREKPVLSPALDERIPEGSKLIVIRPGSSSGKN; this is encoded by the coding sequence ATGATTCCGGTACCCTTAGTGCGGAGACTCCTCAGAATGAAGGTCAAGGTCAGCAGGAACCGGCTCCTGCAAATAGCTACCCTCGTGCTCATGCTGGCGGTTGTTTTCGCATTTCTGTTCATGTATTTCGAGAACGTGAGCTTTTACACGGCTTTTTACTGGGCAGTCATAACCATGGCCACAATCGGCTATGGTGACATAACGCCCCAGACAGAGGCCGGCCGCGCGGTGGCGATGGTCGCTGCCGTTGCCGGGATCTCGACGTTTACGGCCCTTGTTTCGATTCTGGCCGAATACTTCATTTCGTCGTCTCTAAGGAGGATGATGGGCATGCACAGGGTTAACTATTCCGGACACTACGTGATAATCGGTCGGGGGAGCAGTTTCCCTAGCTGTGTGAATGAACTCATGGCGGCGATTTCCAGTGGAGATGTAGAGATGCGGCCCATAGTGGTGGTCTTTCCAGATGAAAGCGAGAGGAAGAAGGTCGAGCTTCCAGAGGAAGTGGAGGTCCTCATAGGTGACCCCACGAATCCGGAAACGCTGGAGCGCGCCCATGTGGGGGAGGCATCCTACGTTATCCTCGCCCTGGAGGACGACTCGAAGTCCGTCTTCACGACCCTCATGGTGAAGCGCATGTCTAACGCGAAGGTCTTCGTCGAGGCCCTCCGCGGGGAGAGCCTGGAGCTTCTCAAAGGGGCCGGAGCCGATAGGGTGATACTCAGCAGGAGCCTCGCAGGAAGGTTGCTGGCCAGCTCCGTTTTCGAGCCAGAGGTGGTAGACGTCATAGATGATCTTACCACATCAACAGGGGGCTACGACATCTCCGTTCTGGAGCGTAAGAACCTCTGGGGTGTCCCATACGTCGAGGCTATGAAGCGCCTCCGTGAGGAGGGCTACTTCCTCCTTGGCTACTATCGGGAAAAGCCCGTCCTCAGCCCTGCGCTGGACGAGAGAATCCCTGAAGGATCCAAACTGATCGTTATAAGGCCCGGCTCTTCCAGTGGAAAAAATTGA
- a CDS encoding DNA-binding protein, which translates to MEDIETLVLEWLRAGNDNAEDIVDLPWSVKEMRPGMYVAEHPRMPFSLLVAFSEDFIHLLVPLGLETFSMTKDEKLKVYHTLLRLNDQVNLMKFTLSGMDDDVYLRVDLDKKTLGKEEFNDALTSLLIGLMSAVSALGLEEAFAREIFDRIVGMVLERVDHGASRDELMRFLTVKVGMSVEDAKNLLDEVFAAKKEMDERGKDVGYF; encoded by the coding sequence ATGGAGGATATTGAAACCCTGGTTCTGGAGTGGTTGAGGGCAGGCAATGACAATGCCGAAGACATCGTTGACCTGCCATGGTCTGTTAAGGAAATGCGGCCGGGAATGTACGTGGCGGAGCATCCGAGGATGCCCTTCTCCCTGCTGGTGGCCTTCTCGGAGGACTTTATACACCTGCTGGTGCCTCTGGGCTTGGAGACGTTCTCCATGACAAAGGACGAGAAGCTCAAGGTGTACCACACCCTCCTGCGTCTCAACGACCAGGTGAACCTCATGAAGTTCACCCTCTCGGGCATGGATGATGATGTTTACCTCCGCGTTGACTTGGATAAGAAGACCCTCGGGAAGGAAGAGTTTAACGACGCCCTAACGTCGCTCCTAATAGGACTGATGTCTGCCGTCTCAGCGCTGGGCCTTGAGGAGGCCTTTGCGAGGGAGATCTTTGACCGCATAGTTGGAATGGTTCTGGAAAGAGTCGACCACGGTGCCAGCAGGGATGAGTTAATGAGGTTCCTAACTGTTAAAGTTGGGATGAGTGTGGAGGATGCCAAGAATCTGCTCGACGAAGTGTTCGCGGCCAAGAAGGAAATGGATGAACGGGGTAAGGACGTGGGTTATTTCTGA
- a CDS encoding ORC1-type DNA replication protein, translating to MDDNYLDSIFEKYLHAKKIFKNKEVLRHSYTPRELPHRREQIENLAHILVPVLRGETPSNVFVYGKTGTGKTVTIKFVTEELKKISQKYNVPVDVIYVNCEIVDTQYRVLANIVNYFKLESGVEVPLVGWPTDEVYAKLKEVIDAKERFVIIVLDEIDKLIKKSGDDILYSLTRINTELSKAKVSIIGISNDLKFKEYLDARVLSSLSEEEVVFPPYDANQLRDILMQRAKDAFNDGVLDDGVVPLCAALAAREHGDARRALDLLRVAGEIAEREGASKVTERHVWKAQEKIEQDTMEEVIKTLPLHSKVLLYAIVLLDENGELPANTGDVYSVYKSLCDHIDLEPLTQRRVSDLINELDMLGIINAKVVSKGRYGRTKEIRLNVTPYKVKNIYRHDHQLQTVLTISMSRQRRLL from the coding sequence ATGGACGACAATTACCTTGATTCAATCTTTGAGAAGTACCTTCACGCCAAGAAGATCTTTAAGAATAAGGAGGTTCTCAGGCACAGTTATACGCCTCGGGAGCTTCCCCACAGGCGTGAGCAGATTGAGAACCTTGCCCATATCCTCGTTCCCGTTCTCCGCGGAGAAACACCTTCCAACGTTTTCGTCTATGGAAAAACCGGAACCGGTAAGACCGTAACCATCAAGTTCGTGACTGAGGAGCTCAAGAAGATATCCCAGAAGTATAACGTCCCCGTGGATGTTATCTACGTCAACTGTGAGATAGTCGACACCCAGTACCGCGTCTTGGCTAACATTGTGAACTACTTCAAGCTTGAGAGCGGTGTCGAGGTTCCCCTTGTCGGCTGGCCGACTGATGAGGTCTACGCCAAGCTCAAGGAGGTTATAGATGCCAAGGAGCGCTTCGTCATAATAGTCCTGGACGAAATAGACAAACTCATCAAGAAGAGCGGCGACGATATACTGTACTCCCTGACGAGGATAAACACGGAGCTTTCCAAAGCCAAAGTCAGCATAATCGGTATTTCCAACGACCTTAAGTTCAAAGAGTACCTCGATGCCCGTGTTCTCTCAAGTCTGAGCGAGGAGGAAGTGGTCTTCCCGCCCTATGATGCCAACCAGCTCCGTGATATTCTCATGCAGCGTGCAAAGGACGCCTTCAATGATGGTGTTCTGGACGATGGGGTCGTTCCTCTCTGTGCGGCTTTGGCCGCGAGGGAGCATGGAGATGCTAGAAGGGCTCTGGACCTCCTCCGTGTCGCTGGGGAGATAGCAGAGCGTGAGGGGGCCAGCAAGGTCACTGAGAGGCACGTCTGGAAGGCACAGGAGAAGATAGAACAGGACACCATGGAGGAGGTTATAAAGACCCTTCCGCTTCACTCAAAGGTCCTCCTCTACGCCATAGTCCTCCTCGATGAGAACGGTGAGCTTCCCGCAAACACCGGTGACGTTTACTCCGTTTACAAGTCCCTCTGCGACCACATCGACCTCGAACCCCTCACTCAGAGGCGCGTGAGCGACCTTATAAACGAGCTCGACATGCTCGGCATCATCAACGCCAAGGTCGTCAGCAAGGGCCGCTATGGGAGAACCAAGGAGATTCGCCTGAACGTAACCCCTTATAAGGTTAAGAACATATACCGTCATGACCACCAGCTCCAGACCGTGCTGACAATCAGCATGTCCCGCCAGAGGAGGCTGCTCTGA
- a CDS encoding DNA-directed DNA polymerase II small subunit, whose amino-acid sequence MGLIEDLMSNNYLITPSAYYLLVDAYKRDFTLAELIKFAKAKGTFVIDSALAKEFLSQKGVSPMESSTQSPSQEAPSLEEYISSESAPSGEISEEPSSLNESAELAASSTKMAEAVLSSGDASRTSISTGTIPESGEETYEISQSGEEEGSFSGGESFISTGDVETAGVGGDFESETEVKESILSEASDESLPVESETVVEEALPENGNGYNNGYVNGDENGNGVKPKVVYGDYGVPIAYVGEEIPGKEKSYSVYSDFKISPVEGFHYRAKEIPDDYEVVFDVKNVKFALPKAKNAAGKEGDIIIKVYSDYFRSRLRKMRRILRENPEIGGVIDIAKLGYVRGDDEVTIIGLVNSKKETAKGFMFEVEDNTGVIKVFINRNNEESKKFFQIMPDAVVAFRGRYSGRGIFFANRIYLPDVPKFKREKPPLEEKVYAVLLSDIHVGSNKFCEKAFMRFLEWLNGDVNNKAEEEFVSRIKYMIIAGDVVDGIGIYPGQYNELAIPDIFDQYEALANLLSNVPEHITMFIGPGNHDAARTALPQPGFYEEYARPLLKLKNAVIISNPAVIRLHGRDFLIAHGRGIEDVVTALPNRSHHRPAEAMLDLLKLRHLAPTFGEKVPIAPDSEDTLVIESVPDLFQAGHVHVMQYKMYNGVFLINTGTWQAQTEFQKMVNIVPTPARVPIIDIETARLRAVIRFDQYCEGV is encoded by the coding sequence ATGGGTCTGATCGAGGATTTGATGTCCAATAACTATTTAATCACGCCCTCGGCTTACTATCTTCTAGTTGATGCCTATAAGAGAGACTTCACGCTCGCGGAGCTCATAAAGTTTGCAAAGGCAAAGGGGACCTTCGTGATAGACTCTGCACTGGCAAAGGAGTTCCTGTCGCAGAAGGGTGTCTCTCCAATGGAAAGTTCCACCCAGTCTCCGTCCCAAGAAGCACCCTCCCTTGAGGAATACATCTCGTCTGAGTCGGCCCCAAGTGGGGAAATCTCAGAGGAACCGTCTTCTCTCAATGAATCTGCGGAGTTGGCAGCTTCTTCTACGAAAATGGCTGAGGCAGTTCTTTCTTCTGGTGACGCCTCTCGAACGTCTATTTCCACTGGAACCATCCCTGAAAGCGGCGAGGAAACATATGAAATTTCGCAATCTGGGGAAGAAGAGGGCAGTTTTTCTGGGGGGGAGAGTTTCATTTCCACTGGAGATGTCGAGACCGCAGGGGTCGGAGGGGACTTCGAATCTGAAACCGAAGTTAAAGAGTCCATCTTATCTGAGGCTTCAGATGAAAGCCTTCCCGTGGAAAGTGAAACCGTTGTTGAGGAGGCTCTCCCCGAAAACGGCAATGGCTACAATAACGGCTACGTTAACGGTGATGAAAACGGAAACGGGGTTAAGCCCAAGGTGGTCTATGGTGACTACGGGGTGCCCATTGCATACGTAGGCGAGGAGATTCCCGGGAAGGAGAAGAGCTACTCTGTCTACTCAGATTTCAAAATCTCTCCCGTGGAGGGCTTTCACTACAGGGCAAAGGAGATACCCGACGACTATGAGGTAGTCTTCGATGTGAAGAACGTTAAATTTGCCCTCCCCAAGGCCAAAAATGCTGCCGGAAAAGAGGGGGACATCATAATCAAGGTCTACTCCGACTACTTCAGGAGCAGGCTCAGGAAGATGCGCAGAATCCTCCGCGAAAACCCGGAGATAGGTGGTGTGATAGACATAGCCAAGCTGGGATACGTGCGGGGAGATGACGAGGTAACCATCATTGGTCTCGTGAACAGCAAAAAAGAAACCGCCAAGGGCTTTATGTTCGAGGTGGAGGACAATACCGGTGTTATCAAGGTCTTCATAAACCGCAACAACGAGGAGAGCAAGAAGTTCTTCCAGATAATGCCCGATGCGGTGGTGGCCTTCAGGGGGCGATACTCTGGAAGGGGAATATTCTTTGCGAACAGGATTTACCTCCCTGACGTTCCCAAGTTCAAACGCGAGAAGCCGCCCCTTGAGGAGAAGGTTTACGCAGTTCTTCTCAGCGACATTCACGTCGGTTCGAACAAGTTCTGCGAGAAGGCCTTCATGCGCTTCCTGGAGTGGCTGAATGGAGACGTAAACAACAAGGCCGAGGAGGAGTTCGTCAGCAGGATCAAGTACATGATAATTGCCGGTGACGTTGTCGATGGCATCGGCATCTATCCAGGCCAGTACAACGAGCTTGCCATTCCCGATATCTTCGACCAGTATGAGGCCTTGGCCAATCTTTTGAGCAACGTGCCGGAGCACATAACCATGTTCATCGGCCCGGGCAACCACGATGCGGCCAGAACAGCCCTGCCACAGCCGGGCTTCTACGAGGAGTACGCGAGACCCCTTCTGAAGTTGAAGAACGCGGTTATAATAAGCAATCCCGCTGTGATACGGCTCCACGGCAGGGACTTCCTCATAGCCCACGGCAGGGGAATAGAGGACGTCGTCACGGCTCTACCAAACAGGAGCCACCACAGGCCGGCGGAGGCGATGCTTGATCTTCTCAAGCTCCGCCACCTCGCGCCGACCTTTGGGGAGAAGGTTCCTATAGCTCCGGACTCGGAGGATACCCTCGTCATAGAATCCGTCCCAGACCTCTTCCAGGCGGGTCACGTCCACGTTATGCAGTACAAGATGTACAATGGGGTTTTTCTTATAAACACGGGCACGTGGCAGGCGCAGACCGAGTTCCAGAAGATGGTTAACATAGTCCCGACCCCTGCGAGGGTTCCGATAATCGACATCGAGACTGCCCGGCTGAGGGCGGTTATAAGGTTCGACCAGTACTGTGAGGGGGTGTGA